Below is a window of Malania oleifera isolate guangnan ecotype guangnan chromosome 1, ASM2987363v1, whole genome shotgun sequence DNA.
TTGGGAAAGGTGGGGGAGCTGTTATTGGTAAATTTCAGGGGCTTTGAAAAGAATAGAAATGGTAGAGCTCTTTGGAGCGCAGCAATTTGTGCCATTCTTTGGACCTTGTACATTGAGAGGAATGCTAGGATTTTTAGAGGTGGCTCAACATGTTCATGATTATTATGGAATAGAGTGATCTTCCTCACTTCCTTTTGGATGCTCTGTCTTGGTTTTTTGGGGGATTATCATTGTTTGACCTCAAAAGAGATTGGAGGACAGTGCTTTGTAATTAAtactcatattattattattatttctttggtGTATTTTTATTTCCGTCCTTTGGATCTTTGGGGAGGACTCCTTGTCTTGAGAGTCATGTCCTCTGTTTTTTGGATATTAATAAAATTGTCTTCTTTTATCCAAAAAATTAAATCCTCAAAGGTagtatttgggagcatggatttcagaccttagatttggatttaggTGGTAGACAAATTTCAACACacttttatattacatcttatccaaatccaatataaatccaaatccaaggtctctcTAAACATAGGGAAAAGGTAAATCAGTTCAAATTCCCTCTGAGAAGGAAAGCAAAAACATAAACCATAAGAATTGCCACTATGAATATGGAGTAAGCATTTCTTCTGGTCATATTGCCTGAATaagtaaaatatttaaataagaaGATCCATATCAAATGATCTAATAGACTCAGATTGATTTAGATTTTAGAATACACTCAAAATGGAAGAACATCAACATataacaaaatgaaaaatcaatttcAACACAACTGTATTTCATGGACTGAAAACATTCTTTTGATTGCACCCATTTTATGAGCTAGCACATGATAGACCAAAATGTATTGTTCCAGTTGCATACATAATATAAAAATGAACTATAGTGAATGCAGTAAGAAAACAAATTCTGTTCAAACCAAAGAGAAGGCAAAAGAACAACAAACCGATAAATTATCTGACATTGTCTGGCGATTAAGAGATGCTTCCACAGTAGTTGCGAACTTATAAAGGATCAATGTCATTACGCCAGCTGTTAAGCTGCCCAACAATGCTTGAACAGGCGAGGGTGGAGATCTGGCATCCAACGAAGGAGGCCTGATTGTTTTCAAGCTGTCCAGTGCCTCCTCTTTCAATGTTTTCTCCGCTCCCGAAGATCTAAACCTCTAAATTCCCCAAAATACGcgtttaaatatctaaattaaaccacaaaaaaaaaaaaaaaaatgttcgaACCCAAAAAATGAAGAGTGTATAATAGAGACCATACACAGAAAATACGAAGAATGTATAATTGAGATAATACATAGGGCGATGACTGATATAGCAGTCACCTTTAAAACTTTGAACAGTCCACAACCCAgttctcaaaacaaaattaaaGCATTATAACACATAAAAAATGCAAATTTGTACAAACTAACCTAATTCGCTAAACCCTCCAAAACCCACTTCcctaaaatcaaaattaaagcaTAATGACTAACGCCAAGGCAATGTGTAGTTGAGAGTGCGCAGCATAGTACATTAGTGAGTTTCATACCAGTTCCTTAGCACGCTTCGCGCGGCGGCGGAGGGAACGAAAGAGGAAGAAGGAGATGGCGCCTGTGAGGAGAAGGCTGGAGGCGACTTGGATAGGCGAAGGGTTGTCGAAGGGAGCGAAGATGGACGGCGTGGACGGTGGCAGTTCAATGGGTCCATCGGCTGCTTCTGGGGCGCTGGCAGTGGGTTCGGGCACTTGGGCGAGCCATGGTTGGGGTGTGGTGCGGGGAAGGGCtgagagagaatggagagaggTGGGTCTGTGGAGAAATGTGAGAGGAGTTGGTGAGGAGGAAGAAAGAGTTGGTGGGATTTGGGAAGAGGGGAGAGAGAAGCAGAAGGTCGAGGACAGAAGGTTTTGGCACTGCAACATTGATTTTACAGAGAGATTTGGTTTCATAGCTATTATCTCAGAGCTTCCGTCATCAGCATCCTCCTGCTACTGCTGTTGCCATCAATGTCTTCCTTTCCTCGGCTGGAGTCAAATATCTTCTTCCGGCGCTCCTGCCTGAGCTGCTACTATTTTTTGGGGCCAATAAAATCTTTCATCGAATGGCAGAACAATATCTCCtatccattttctcaattttggtATGAACCATtgtgataaaaaataaataaataaaattattaattaaaaaaaaaaaatgccatcGCAAACTTAGGTATGCTTAATAAATGATTTTGGGTATAActcccagggtgtggttcaggtgataGTGCAGGTTGCGGGAGTGTCTCTCACGAGGTTAGGTATTCAAACTCTCCCGGACTCGTTTCCgcccctgaactcctgaatttgCACTCCCTTTGGAGttatggggtcaacttcaagTGGCGCAAGATTAGTCATATAGACCGTAAAAtggacgcgtggatacccggtgcgtaatctaaaaaaaaataaaaaaaataaaagattttggGTCGGCCGCAGGGCATGGGTACAGTGGAAAGGCGCGGGCACTCTAGTGGGGGATCATGTGTTCGATCCCCAGTTGACACGCTCAGTTTTGGCGGCCTGGCTATGCTAGGGATCGCTCCTAGCGTGTGTACTGGGATTGGATTTGACCAATGCCTAAACTGTGCGTGGATACAATAAATGCATCCGATTTATCCGACTGGTGAACCAAGGGGAAGGTTGTCGATCCACGAGTTTAGTACAGCATCGGAGAGTCCGAAGAGTGGCTCATCGATAACTGGAGTTCTCATgataatccaaaaataaaatattttgagttttggatttttttttttcttcctcatTACGGGAACGTGATTGATTTGAACACCCTCTCAAGTCCTATTGTCCTAATTCAATTTAATCTTTAATAAAAATTTCACTCAAATTCTAcaaaatttttagagaatttctaaagaaaaaaattattatttgattttttaattaaGGCCTCCAAATCACACAACCCGTGCACTTGTAGGGAtgtacaaaaaaatattattccaAATGATAAAGTCTTAGGTCATAGTAGGTAGGATTATATGAATTCTTTTTCATAGTTTTTTCATCAATTTAttcaaatgaaaaataatttcttcTAATACCTTAAGAGTTATTAAATTCATTCTCAATAACTCATTTCGAGTTATTTTCAGTTGATTCTTACTCTTTTTTTATatcagaaacaataactaactcacttcttATAAGTGTCCAAATAGATTTACCTTTAAAATTAAGAACAAGATGATGTGCTTATGTATGCTTGATTTGCTTGTAATTTATGACCTTATTTATGGATGTTCAATTTACTTGAAGATTATATTGAACTTTATAAGGTGAAAAGCATAGCTATGGGACATTTATGCTCTGTTTGGAACtcgaaaaatattaaggaaaaagaaagaaaaatatcaagtcGTTCacgttttcatgtttggttatcgagaaagtaagaaagaaaatgaaaaatgtacCAAATTCATGAACacaattttgattttacacataattaatatttagtttttcttaatttttagtcatataaaaacatacttttatttttaatagaatttaacatagaaggaaaatataatgaaaaatgagtttcctccttatttttccttgttttcctttttctagGTAATCTCCTTGATCCAAATGGACCATCAATGTTGTTAATTTGAATTATTCATTTTATtagttcatcctttttatttttcatttagaatTTAAATGTGTCAGTTGATAATTAGAAGTagaatttaagtttaaatttatgGAGACATAGttctagaaaaaa
It encodes the following:
- the LOC131154975 gene encoding uncharacterized protein LOC131154975, with protein sequence MKPNLSVKSMLQCQNLLSSTFCFSLPSSQIPPTLSSSSPTPLTFLHRPTSLHSLSALPRTTPQPWLAQVPEPTASAPEAADGPIELPPSTPSIFAPFDNPSPIQVASSLLLTGAISFFLFRSLRRRAKRAKELRFRSSGAEKTLKEEALDSLKTIRPPSLDARSPPSPVQALLGSLTAGVMTLILYKFATTVEASLNRQTMSDNLSVRQLTITIRTIVNGMCYLATFVFGINSVGLLLYATQLVIKSILGISTSEDEQQSGFSNSGDNNSTKGTELKDSEIKQSSDDTQ